In Pomacea canaliculata isolate SZHN2017 linkage group LG12, ASM307304v1, whole genome shotgun sequence, a single genomic region encodes these proteins:
- the LOC112553165 gene encoding integrator complex subunit 13-like — protein MFPVSHKTVFVLDHSSYFAQPCGQPMEYDVIPRTKAPGFIPAAPVTKPLWTCSVECLFEYMRIVFDIYPTNRLIRVVVGNRCMNSWAQKEMNMNQLAVALASVGPPWQEAVDDDEFSAVQGLSQAVEALCQPSPAQEEYLASPAQDQIPLVNNGRIICLTHMKSEAYVRSLEECVIDAIVQHNKLASASELLLPINQCEVTLIHITPVGEDSHISSQARRELSDVVNSEVHVAQSGKFLYFKTVALVQEHYDLSSTTVTGIPMKEEQNANSSANYDVELLHPAAVHSDIMKQEQAEGIIIPSKEGLPTTTITLKWCTPKSNVVELHNCSGAYRITPVDVNSRPSSCLTNFLLAGRAVMLEQPRKSGTKVISHMLASHGGEIFVHAIPTCRSILEDPPSISEGCGGRVTDYRIKDFGEFMRENRLAPAAPTMLSTMPVKPINKALERLERSSRFWPIVISDTLVGNLMSTISPLPAFMVKEELTDDEVLECKKVIYNIVSLEAKNEVLPVPVVGSRGKGPKREEQYKQLWNELENLVRAYSDTSSQHAKVLECLLECKKPTGPSGDQLQQSPRNLSDAKIPSEEKLDTKQIEQSWRDLDKFQRMTEREKQELLKGEKSFDSPPSKKTKTEELIMQPGGQNLLSLWTKRVASINNKHHAEFAGRLEGSGLKAKLYPHLDNEDMEGGSNGSNKSQSNSQTLTGGTQR, from the exons ATGTTTCCTGTCTctcacaaaacagtttttgttcttGATCATAGTTCGTACTTTGCGCAGCCTTGTGGGCAGCCGATGGAGTATGATGTGATTCCTCGAACAAAGGCACCAGGTTTCATCCCTGCAGCACCTGTCACAAAGCCATTATGGACCTGCAGTGTAGAGTGTCTGTTTGAATATATGAGAATTGTATTTGACATCTACCCCACCAATCGACTTATACGGGTGGTTGTTGGAAACCGATGCATGAATAGCTGGGCCCAAAAGGAGATGAACATGAACCAGCTGGCTGTGGCACTAGCCAGTGTGGGGCCACCTTGGCAAGAGGCTGTAGACGATGATGAGTTTAGTGCTGTGCAAGGGTTGTCACAAGCTGTGGAGGCACTCTGCCAACCATCCCCAGCTCAGGAGGAATATCTGGCTTCCCCTGCACAAGACCAGATACCACTAGTGAACAATGGTCGCATTATTTGCCTCACACACATGAAGAGTGAGGCATATGTACGAAGTCTGGAAGAGTGTGTTATTGATGCCATTGTACAGCACAACAAATTAGCATCTGCCTCAGAACTTCTTCTGCCAATCAATCAGTGTGAAGTGACATTGATTCACATCACTCCAGTTGGGGAAGACTCACATATTTCATCACAAGCACGCAGAGAGTTGTCAGACGTGGTCAACAGTGAAGTGCACGTTGCTCAGTCAGGAAAGTTTCTTTACTTTAAGACAGTTGCTCTTGTTCAGGAGCACTATGACTTGTCGTCAACTACTGTTACAGGCATTCCCATGAAGGAGGAGCAAAATGCAAACTCATCTGCTAACTATGATGTGGAACTTCTCCATCCAGCAGCCGTTCACAGTGACATTATGAAGCAAGAACAAGCAGAGGGGATAATCATTCCATCAAAGGAAGGTCTTCCTACAACGACAATTACTCTCAAATGGTGCACACCAAAATCCAATGTAGTTGAATTGCACAACTGCTCAGGTGCTTACAGAATCACGCCTGTTGATGTAAATAGTCGACCCTCTTCTTGTCTCACCAATTTTCTACTTGCTGGGCGGGCAGTTATGCTGGAGCAGCCACGCAAGTCTGGGACTAAGGTCATATCACATATGCTTGCCAGCCATGGAGGAGAGATTTTTGTTCATGCTATTCCCACATGTCGATCAATCTTGGAGGATCCACCATCCATTAGTGAGGGCTGTGGGGGAAGAGTTACTGATTATCGAATCAAGGATTTTGGAGAGTTCATGAGGGAAAACCGATTGGCCCCAGCAGCACCAACCATGCTATCAACTATGCCAGTCAAACCTATAAATAAGGCTCTTGAGCGCTTGGAGCGAAGCAGCCGCTTCTGGCCAATTGTTATAAGTGACACACTTGTAGGCAACCTCATGTCCACCATCAGTCCTCTCCCAGCCTTTATGGTGAAGGAAGAACTGACAGATGATGAGGTCTTAGAGTGCAAGAAGGTTATTTATAATATTGTGTCGCTGGAAGCTAAGAATGAAGTCTTGCCTGTCCCTGTCGTTGGTTCACGAGGCAAAGGTCCTAAAAGAGAAGAGCAGTACAAGCAGCTGTGGAATGAGCTGGAGAACCTGGTGCGAGCATACTCTGACACTTCCAGTCAACATGCCAAAGTGCTGGAGTGTTTACTGGAGTGCAAGAAACCTACAGGACCTAGTGGCGATCAACTGCAGCAGTCACCACGTAATTTGTCTGATGCCAAG ATTCCATCAGAAGAAAAGCTGGACACAAAGCAGATTGAACAAAGCTGGCGAGATCTTGACAAGTTTCAGCGgatgacagaaagagaaaagcaagaGCTTCTCAAGGGGGAGAAATCATTTGATTCTCCTCCTAGTAAGAAGACAAAGACTGAGGAGCTAATAATGCAGCCTGGGGGTCAAAATCTGTTGTCACTGTGGACCAAACGTGTCGCTTCCATTAACAACAAGCACCATGCTGAATTTGCTGGCCGCCTTGAGGGCAGTGGTCTGAAGGCTAAGTTATATCCCCATCTGGACAATGAAGATATGGAAGGCGGAAGTAATGGTAGCAACAAGTCTCAGAGTAACAGTCAGACATTGACAGGAGGAACTCAGCGATAA
- the LOC112553169 gene encoding heat shock factor-binding protein 1-like: protein MRLEIVWLTITGNMADIGKETLGCSSDPKNIQDLTAFVQNLLQQMQDKFQTMSDQIIARIDDMGNRIDDLERNIADLMTQAGVDDGRV from the exons ATGCGCCTCGAAATTGTTTGGCTGACGATCACAGGGAACATGGCAGACATCGGCAAAGAGACTTTGGGATGTTCTTCTGATCCCAAAAATATCCAGGATCTGACTGCTTTT GTCCAGAATCTTCTTCAGCAAATGCAGGACAAGTTCCAGACAATGTCAGATCAAATCATTGCTCGCA TAGATGACATGGGAAACAGGATTGATGATCTTGAGAGGAACATTGCAGATCTGATGACACAAGCTGGAGTGGACGATGGAAGAGTTTAA